The Labilibaculum sp. sequence ATCACAATCGGTATAGATTGTGGCCATTATTCCCCGGCTAAAGTTTCCTCTAACGGGAATAAAATTGATAGCTTTATTGAAGCCTGGCTGGAGTTGTAAAACCGTTTCTGTAATCTCAGCCAAATGCTGATGAGTAAATGCCTTGTATACTGAGACATTATTGTTTTTCCAGCTAAAATGTGAAGTTGATGTTGGATTCTGACCTGCTCCGGTTGATCCGGTAATCGCATTAACATGAACCTCTTCCTTCAATTTATTTTCATTAGCTAATGGCAATAATCCCAATTCAATGCAAGTGGCAAAACATCCTGGATTGGCTATTTTATCAGCATTTTCAATTTTATCTTTATTAATTTCAGGCAGTCCGTAAACAAATCCTTTTTCATTTGCTTTTGGTCTGAAATCAGTACTTAAATCGATAATTTTCACGGTCTCAGGCAAATTATTCTCTTCCAAAAACAATTTGGTTTTCCCATGTCCCGAACAGATAAATAAAACATCAATTGCTTTATAATCAGCTTCGGAAAATGACAAATCAG is a genomic window containing:
- the argC gene encoding N-acetyl-gamma-glutamyl-phosphate reductase — encoded protein: MVNVGIIGGAGYTAGELLRILIWHPQANISFVQSTSHMGHPVSDVHRDLFEDTDLSFSEADYKAIDVLFICSGHGKTKLFLEENNLPETVKIIDLSTDFRPKANEKGFVYGLPEINKDKIENADKIANPGCFATCIELGLLPLANENKLKEEVHVNAITGSTGAGQNPTSTSHFSWKNNNVSVYKAFTHQHLAEITETVLQLQPGFNKAINFIPVRGNFSRGIMATIYTDCDWSAEEAVEKYKTYYKNHPFVSISNISPDVKQVVNTNKCVLYLEKHGSKLMIISVIDNLLKGASGQAVQNMNLLFGMPEILGLGLKPIGF